The following coding sequences lie in one Bacteroidota bacterium genomic window:
- a CDS encoding HNH endonuclease — translation TKDGGSWSEETKKAVWNKGRIYDDSHSADTFRRDKCGKGIYWSDYGNRNDSWGWEIDHINPVANGGGDELSNLQPLQWENNANKSDKLNWTCP, via the coding sequence CAACAAAAGACGGTGGCAGTTGGAGCGAAGAAACTAAAAAAGCCGTTTGGAATAAAGGACGGATATATGACGATTCACATTCCGCAGATACTTTTCGTAGAGATAAATGCGGAAAAGGGATTTATTGGAGTGATTACGGTAATAGGAATGATAGCTGGGGATGGGAAATTGACCATATAAATCCTGTTGCAAATGGTGGTGGAGATGAATTAAGTAATCTGCAACCATTACAATGGGAAAATAATGCTAACAAGTCGGATAAACTTAATTGGACTTGTCCTTAA
- the pyrR gene encoding bifunctional pyr operon transcriptional regulator/uracil phosphoribosyltransferase PyrR: MKQRQILDSRQLELTITRLCFQLIEVHNDFSNTVLLGIQPRGIHLAHRIHKKLSGILKKKDIKCGNLDITFYRDDFRQKELIPSSTQINFDIENKNVVLADDVLYTGRTVRAALDAMLALGRPRDVELVALIDRRLSRNVPIQAKYIGKVVDSIASEKVLVHWKETEGKDEVILLTEKVSA; this comes from the coding sequence ATGAAGCAACGCCAGATTCTCGACAGCCGGCAACTCGAACTCACCATCACCCGTCTCTGTTTTCAATTAATAGAAGTTCACAACGATTTTTCAAACACGGTACTTCTCGGCATTCAGCCGCGCGGAATCCATTTGGCGCACCGCATTCACAAAAAACTTTCCGGCATTCTGAAGAAGAAAGATATTAAATGCGGAAACCTCGACATCACTTTTTACCGCGATGATTTCCGCCAGAAAGAACTCATCCCCTCTTCCACCCAAATTAATTTCGACATAGAAAATAAAAATGTGGTGCTGGCAGACGATGTGCTTTACACCGGCAGAACCGTTCGCGCAGCCCTCGATGCCATGCTCGCCCTCGGCAGACCAAGAGATGTGGAACTGGTTGCATTAATAGACAGGCGCCTGAGCCGCAACGTTCCCATTCAGGCAAAATATATAGGAAAAGTTGTTGACTCCATTGCTTCCGAAAAAGTGCTCGTGCACTGGAAAGAAACGGAGGGGAAGGATGAAGTAATTCTTTTAACAGAAAAAGTAAGTGCATAA
- a CDS encoding aspartate carbamoyltransferase catalytic subunit yields MTKLSTPHLLGIKELTASDIELIFKTADNFKDVINRPIKKVPSLRDITIANLFFESSTRTRVSFELAEKRLSADVINFSSSGSSVKKGETLIDTVNNILAMKVDMVVMRHPAPGACMFLSKKVNAKIINAGDGTHEHPTQALLDAYSIRQKFGTVKGKKVVIVGDILHSRVALSNIYCLKKLGAEVMVCGPTTLMPKYISSLGVKVENNLRKALEWCDVANMLRIQLERQDIKYFPTLREYSMQFGLNRQLLDLLKKEITIMHPGPINRGVEITSDVADSKQSIILEQVENGVAIRMAVLYLLASRQEEN; encoded by the coding sequence ATGACTAAACTCTCCACTCCTCACCTGCTCGGCATAAAAGAACTCACCGCATCCGACATTGAATTAATTTTCAAGACAGCCGATAACTTTAAAGATGTAATCAACCGCCCTATTAAAAAAGTTCCTTCGCTCCGCGATATTACCATTGCAAATCTTTTCTTCGAAAGTTCCACGCGCACGCGCGTTTCATTTGAACTTGCCGAAAAACGCCTCTCTGCCGATGTAATTAATTTTTCTTCCTCCGGTTCATCCGTGAAGAAAGGCGAAACGCTGATAGATACGGTGAATAATATTCTGGCAATGAAAGTGGACATGGTGGTGATGCGCCATCCAGCTCCGGGCGCGTGCATGTTCCTCTCAAAAAAAGTGAACGCAAAAATTATTAATGCAGGCGATGGCACGCACGAGCATCCCACGCAGGCATTGCTCGATGCCTATTCCATACGGCAAAAATTCGGAACGGTGAAAGGAAAAAAAGTTGTAATCGTAGGAGATATTCTTCATTCGCGCGTGGCGCTTTCAAATATTTACTGCCTGAAAAAATTAGGAGCCGAAGTAATGGTTTGCGGTCCCACCACGCTTATGCCAAAATATATTTCATCGCTGGGAGTGAAAGTGGAAAATAATCTTCGCAAAGCGCTTGAGTGGTGCGATGTGGCGAATATGCTGCGCATTCAACTCGAACGGCAGGACATAAAATATTTTCCAACGCTCCGCGAATATTCCATGCAGTTCGGATTGAACAGGCAACTCCTCGATTTGTTGAAAAAAGAAATTACCATCATGCACCCGGGACCTATCAACCGCGGTGTTGAAATCACTTCCGATGTGGCGGACAGTAAACAATCCATCATTCTGGAACAGGTGGAAAACGGAGTGGCAATCCGCATGGCAGTGCTCTATCTTCTTGCTTCTCGTCAGGAAGAAAACTGA
- a CDS encoding STAS domain-containing protein: MSFKIQKKDKFTLVKTSAEKLDTTIAPVLKSELVILNSDGVQNIIIDLSATRYCDSSGLSAILVANRLCKNAGGLLVITGLQEPVKNLISISQLDSILNIADTLEESIEMLKEKVTGDEE; encoded by the coding sequence ATGAGTTTCAAAATTCAAAAGAAAGACAAATTCACGCTCGTAAAAACCAGCGCTGAAAAATTAGACACCACTATCGCTCCCGTATTAAAATCAGAATTAGTGATTCTGAATTCGGACGGTGTTCAGAATATTATCATTGACCTCAGCGCCACGCGCTATTGCGATTCATCGGGGCTCAGCGCCATTCTCGTGGCTAACCGCCTTTGCAAAAATGCAGGGGGCTTGCTCGTAATTACAGGATTGCAGGAACCGGTAAAGAATCTCATCTCCATTTCGCAATTAGATTCTATTCTCAATATTGCCGATACGCTTGAAGAGAGCATTGAAATGCTGAAAGAAAAAGTAACCGGTGACGAAGAATAA
- a CDS encoding T9SS type A sorting domain-containing protein, with protein sequence MIKKLLLLPIAVFILHLSGFSQAACTPDPQYTTKGVWPDTIVNFDTAYVGTPYSQLITIIIPKDTQAFPPPFPPLSWDSTVLTGVTGLPSSMVYACWNNSSKPNRCAWPGNSTGCAKITGTPTSAEIGTYALVFNTDNYIGGNTSPNAYAITGYRIVVLPASSVNENTGIQNLLQNNPNPFGEKSEIIFTAEENGIGRFKIYNLIGTVVKEYTISVKKGTNKIELDGKDFDNGIYFYSIVNGSNAYTRKMIVKK encoded by the coding sequence ATGATTAAAAAATTACTCTTACTCCCCATCGCAGTTTTTATTCTCCACCTTTCCGGGTTCAGCCAGGCAGCATGCACGCCTGACCCGCAGTACACAACCAAAGGCGTTTGGCCCGATACAATTGTAAACTTTGACACGGCTTATGTAGGCACTCCTTATTCGCAGTTAATTACCATAATAATTCCAAAAGATACGCAGGCATTTCCTCCGCCTTTTCCCCCGTTAAGCTGGGATTCAACAGTGCTTACCGGTGTAACGGGTTTGCCTTCAAGCATGGTGTATGCCTGCTGGAATAATTCCTCTAAGCCAAACCGCTGTGCATGGCCCGGCAATTCCACAGGATGCGCTAAAATAACCGGCACTCCCACTTCTGCTGAAATCGGAACTTACGCCTTGGTATTTAACACCGATAATTATATAGGAGGAAACACTTCGCCCAACGCGTATGCAATAACCGGGTATAGAATTGTTGTTCTGCCGGCAAGCAGCGTGAATGAGAACACCGGCATTCAGAATTTATTGCAGAACAATCCAAATCCATTCGGTGAAAAATCGGAAATTATTTTTACCGCTGAAGAGAATGGAATTGGCCGGTTCAAAATTTATAACCTGATTGGCACCGTTGTAAAGGAATATACTATTTCTGTAAAAAAAGGAACAAACAAAATTGAATTGGATGGGAAGGACTTTGACAATGGCATATATTTTTATTCCATTGTAAACGGAAGCAACGCGTACACGCGTAAGATGATTGTGAAAAAATAA